A single genomic interval of Deferribacter autotrophicus harbors:
- the hybB gene encoding Ni/Fe-hydrogenase cytochrome b subunit, with amino-acid sequence MAHENEYTVLKRKIVTKPFLFLLAIVIIGFMFIGVRYVKGIGAVTNLSDGYPWGIWIAYDVATGTALACGGYAMAILIYIMNRWKYHPLIRSAILTSLFGYGLAGLSVVIDLGRYWNVYNFFIPSRWQFNSVMFEVALCVMTYTLVLFVEFLPAILERLKNQDNFLAKYAKWLYPKLNSVLIFFIALGITLPSMHQSSLGSMMTIATHKLHPLWHTGFLPLLFLINCVYIGFAIVIFESIVSSFAFNRPYEVKELSGLAGIIPWLTAIWISIRIGDLYYRGQLSAVFKGDFYSIMFLIEFMLIVVGSIMLLNDKIRKSPRWLFVTACLILFGGGLYRMNVYIVGFNPGPGWRYFPSLPEFMITLGIVALEILLYLIFVKLFPVLPSGHNPDEILTEETVEKSKAISRRFGWQRR; translated from the coding sequence ATGGCCCATGAAAATGAATATACAGTGTTGAAAAGAAAGATAGTAACAAAGCCATTTTTGTTCTTGCTGGCCATTGTTATCATTGGTTTTATGTTTATTGGTGTTCGCTATGTAAAAGGTATTGGAGCTGTGACTAATTTAAGTGATGGGTATCCATGGGGGATATGGATAGCTTATGATGTGGCTACAGGTACTGCGCTGGCTTGTGGTGGATATGCTATGGCAATATTGATTTATATAATGAATAGATGGAAGTATCATCCTTTGATCAGGTCTGCCATTCTAACAAGTTTGTTTGGATATGGGCTGGCAGGTTTATCAGTGGTTATTGACCTTGGAAGGTATTGGAATGTTTACAACTTTTTCATTCCTTCAAGATGGCAATTTAATTCAGTGATGTTTGAGGTGGCTCTTTGTGTAATGACATATACATTAGTGTTGTTTGTTGAGTTTTTACCTGCAATTTTAGAAAGATTAAAAAATCAGGATAACTTTTTAGCAAAATATGCTAAGTGGTTATATCCAAAGTTGAATAGTGTTCTTATCTTTTTCATTGCTCTAGGTATCACGCTTCCCTCAATGCACCAGTCATCTTTAGGCTCAATGATGACAATAGCTACGCATAAACTGCATCCACTTTGGCATACTGGATTTCTTCCGCTGCTTTTCCTTATTAACTGCGTGTACATAGGTTTTGCTATTGTTATATTTGAGTCGATTGTATCCTCATTTGCATTCAATAGGCCTTATGAGGTAAAAGAATTATCTGGACTTGCTGGTATAATACCTTGGTTAACAGCAATCTGGATTTCCATAAGAATTGGAGATTTGTACTATAGAGGGCAGTTATCAGCTGTTTTTAAAGGTGATTTTTATTCAATAATGTTTTTGATTGAGTTTATGTTGATAGTAGTTGGTTCTATAATGTTATTAAATGATAAAATTAGGAAATCCCCCAGATGGTTATTTGTAACTGCATGTTTGATACTGTTTGGGGGAGGGTTATATAGAATGAATGTTTATATTGTAGGCTTTAACCCTGGGCCTGGCTGGAGATATTTCCCATCACTACCTGAGTTTATGATAACTCTGGGAATAGTTGCGTTGGAAATTTTACTATATTTGATTTTTGTAAAACTGTTTCCTGTTTTACCATCTGGTCACAATCCAGATGAAATTTTAACTGAAGAAACTGTTGAAAAAAGTAAAGCAATATCAAGGAGGTTTGGATGGCAAAGAAGATAA
- a CDS encoding 4Fe-4S dicluster domain-containing protein produces the protein MSKNLICYDSISCIRCYACMINCAVENRARQFRDKNKRYELAVNETNESYYYLTPEIHEYGKYPKTQKITKFNHCNHCENAPCMQICPANAIEKRKNGAVVIHDEICVGCRSCMDACPFNVPKYDIKRNKTFKCIFCYDRVENGLKQACVEACPTGAMFSGTFEEVRKEVLKRIEKYESTYNEPFVAYGLEEINNYVGSLGWVTIVPKKELEAYKLPETPYKNGVALRNIAKKSAPVLIGAAIAATAGHFLYWLANRKKVVEQSSKEEE, from the coding sequence ATGAGCAAAAATTTAATTTGTTACGACTCCATATCCTGCATTAGGTGTTATGCATGCATGATAAATTGTGCAGTGGAAAATAGAGCCAGACAATTTAGAGATAAAAACAAAAGATATGAACTTGCTGTAAACGAAACAAATGAAAGCTACTACTATCTTACTCCAGAAATACACGAATATGGAAAATACCCAAAAACTCAAAAAATAACTAAATTTAATCACTGCAACCATTGTGAAAATGCACCATGTATGCAAATATGCCCAGCTAATGCTATTGAAAAACGAAAAAATGGTGCTGTAGTAATACATGATGAAATCTGCGTAGGATGTAGATCCTGTATGGATGCATGCCCCTTTAATGTTCCCAAATATGATATTAAAAGAAATAAAACTTTCAAATGTATATTCTGCTACGACCGTGTAGAAAATGGGTTAAAACAGGCTTGTGTTGAAGCCTGCCCAACAGGTGCTATGTTTTCAGGAACTTTTGAAGAGGTAAGAAAAGAAGTTTTAAAAAGGATTGAAAAGTACGAATCTACCTATAATGAGCCTTTTGTGGCTTATGGGCTGGAGGAAATAAATAATTATGTGGGAAGTCTAGGATGGGTTACTATTGTTCCTAAAAAAGAGCTTGAAGCATACAAATTACCAGAAACCCCATACAAAAATGGTGTTGCATTAAGAAATATTGCCAAAAAAAGTGCTCCTGTATTAATTGGTGCTGCTATTGCTGCTACAGCAGGCCATTTCCTTTACTGGCTTGCTAATAGGAAAAAAGTTGTAGAGCAATCTTCAAAAGAGGAGGAGTAA
- a CDS encoding ATP-binding protein, whose protein sequence is MIRRKVSDRVLELSKLFPVITITGPRQSGKTTLCKMLFPDKRYVSLEDLDERKFAEEDPKGFLNRFPDGAVIDEIQYVPGLFSYIQTIVDEKNISGMYILTGSQQFEMLEHISQSLAGRVAIVKLLPFSLDEAYSNLDNKELDEVLFTGFFPRIFDKKINPTDMASFYVSTYLERDVRKLVNVKDLLKFEMFLKLIAARSGQLLNLSSIAEACGVSHNTIKSWVSVLEASYIIKISYPFFRNIKKRLVKTPKVYFLDTGLLCYLLGIRRVEHLEIHPLKGAIFESFVVAELLKNRFNKVEQDNLFFYRDHKGIEIDVVIDNGIELDLMEIKLSQTFSESFFKNFSKFPSYDYLTKDIIVYGGETFKYKNYLLYSWKDISQL, encoded by the coding sequence ATGATAAGAAGAAAAGTTAGTGATAGAGTTTTAGAATTGTCAAAACTGTTTCCTGTGATAACAATTACAGGTCCGAGACAATCGGGTAAAACTACTCTCTGTAAGATGCTTTTTCCGGATAAACGATATGTTTCTTTGGAAGATTTGGACGAAAGAAAATTTGCTGAAGAAGATCCAAAAGGATTTTTAAATAGATTTCCTGATGGTGCTGTAATAGATGAAATTCAGTATGTCCCTGGTCTTTTTTCATATATTCAGACCATTGTTGATGAGAAAAATATCTCAGGGATGTATATTTTGACAGGAAGTCAGCAGTTTGAGATGCTGGAGCATATAAGTCAATCTCTTGCAGGCAGAGTTGCAATTGTAAAACTTTTACCATTTTCCTTGGACGAGGCTTATTCTAATCTGGATAATAAAGAATTAGATGAAGTATTGTTTACGGGTTTCTTCCCGAGAATTTTTGATAAGAAAATTAATCCCACAGACATGGCTTCTTTTTATGTATCAACTTATTTAGAACGTGATGTGAGAAAACTTGTAAATGTAAAAGATTTATTAAAGTTTGAAATGTTTTTAAAGCTTATTGCCGCAAGAAGCGGTCAATTGTTGAATTTAAGCAGTATTGCAGAGGCATGTGGAGTTAGTCATAATACAATTAAATCATGGGTTAGTGTGTTAGAAGCTAGTTATATAATAAAAATATCATATCCTTTTTTTCGAAACATTAAAAAAAGACTGGTGAAAACTCCCAAGGTTTATTTTTTGGATACCGGTTTGCTGTGCTATTTATTGGGGATTAGAAGAGTAGAACATCTCGAAATTCATCCTCTTAAAGGAGCAATTTTCGAAAGTTTTGTGGTTGCAGAGTTGCTTAAAAATAGATTTAATAAAGTAGAGCAGGATAATCTTTTCTTCTACAGGGATCATAAAGGTATTGAAATTGATGTTGTTATTGACAATGGAATTGAGCTGGATTTGATGGAAATAAAACTTTCTCAAACTTTTTCGGAAAGCTTTTTCAAAAATTTTTCTAAATTTCCAAGCTATGATTATTTGACAAAAGATATTATAGTATATGGTGGTGAGACTTTTAAATACAAAAATTATTTATTATATTCATGGAAAGATATTAGTCAGTTGTGA
- a CDS encoding hydrogenase small subunit, producing MKRFNISRRDFIKICIKTTALMGLPYGMHTKVAEAAEKAEKPSVVWLHFQECTGCSESLLRSSHPGLSELILDLVSLDYHETLMAGSGVQAEESLHSAVTENKNNYILVVEGAIPTKEGGVYCKVGGKTAVESLKEMAEKAAAIISIGTCASYGGIQAVDPNPTGAVGVWDIVKDKPVINVPGCPPNPYNFLSVILYYMTFNKFPKLDKLNRPLFAYGRKIHEHCERRPHFDAGRFAEKYGDEGHKNGYCLYKLGCKGPATFANCSVLRFNDAGVWPVSVGHPCIGCTEPSILFKKSIDEKVQIHNPTPPDTYPSTEPTERGKGADPVTTAVVGAVAGAAVGAGAVLAKKLPKEEDSEKEN from the coding sequence ATGAAAAGATTTAACATTAGTAGGCGTGATTTTATTAAAATATGTATCAAAACAACAGCTTTAATGGGACTGCCTTATGGAATGCATACAAAAGTTGCAGAAGCAGCTGAAAAGGCAGAAAAACCATCAGTAGTCTGGTTGCACTTTCAAGAGTGCACTGGTTGTTCTGAGTCACTTCTTCGCTCTAGCCATCCTGGCCTGTCAGAGCTGATTCTTGACCTGGTGTCATTAGATTACCATGAAACTTTGATGGCAGGCTCAGGTGTGCAAGCAGAGGAATCTTTGCACAGTGCAGTTACAGAAAATAAAAATAATTATATTTTGGTTGTTGAGGGAGCAATTCCTACTAAAGAAGGTGGTGTTTACTGCAAGGTGGGAGGAAAAACAGCTGTAGAATCATTGAAAGAAATGGCAGAAAAGGCAGCTGCAATTATCTCTATAGGGACCTGTGCATCATATGGCGGTATTCAAGCTGTTGACCCCAATCCCACTGGTGCGGTTGGTGTCTGGGATATCGTAAAGGATAAACCAGTTATTAATGTGCCTGGTTGTCCACCTAATCCTTATAACTTTTTATCGGTAATATTGTATTATATGACATTTAATAAGTTTCCTAAGCTTGATAAATTGAACAGGCCTTTGTTTGCTTATGGTAGAAAAATTCATGAACACTGTGAGAGAAGACCGCACTTTGATGCTGGTAGATTTGCTGAAAAATATGGTGATGAAGGCCATAAAAACGGGTACTGCCTGTATAAACTAGGGTGTAAGGGACCCGCTACATTTGCAAACTGTTCTGTTCTCAGGTTTAATGATGCAGGTGTTTGGCCTGTTTCTGTTGGTCATCCATGCATTGGATGTACAGAGCCTTCCATTCTTTTCAAAAAATCTATTGATGAAAAAGTTCAGATACACAATCCAACACCTCCTGATACTTATCCGTCAACTGAGCCAACTGAACGTGGTAAAGGTGCAGATCCTGTGACTACAGCTGTTGTCGGAGCAGTAGCAGGAGCAGCAGTTGGTGCAGGTGCTGTTTTGGCAAAGAAGCTGCCAAAGGAGGAGGATAGTGAAAAAGAAAACTAG
- the hybA gene encoding hydrogenase 2 operon protein HybA — MKKKTRREFLKTTAGLIAGACVSGVATAEANEENFVKDDAYAMFYDATACVGCKACVAACKRVNGMPAEKADFDPDGKWDAPKDLDSKTRTIIKLYKENENVWSYIKHQCMHCAKPSCVSACPVGAMRQDENGVVYYNEDICIGCRYCQVACPFNIPKFEWEKAFPKIVKCDMCKFTNLKEKGEPACTEVCPAKAVVFGKRKDLLKEAKRRLKENPDKYVNHIYGEFEAGGTNVIYLASVPFEKLGFPKLDSKSPAAFTEKIQHTVYKGFIAPVALYATLCLIALRNRKKNEQSDEREDK; from the coding sequence GTGAAAAAGAAAACTAGGAGAGAATTTTTAAAAACTACAGCTGGCTTAATAGCTGGTGCTTGTGTTTCAGGTGTTGCTACTGCAGAAGCTAATGAAGAAAATTTTGTGAAAGATGATGCCTATGCAATGTTTTATGATGCTACCGCGTGTGTGGGATGCAAAGCATGTGTTGCAGCTTGCAAAAGAGTTAATGGTATGCCTGCAGAAAAAGCAGATTTTGATCCAGATGGAAAGTGGGATGCTCCTAAGGATTTAGATAGTAAAACAAGAACAATTATAAAGCTGTATAAAGAAAATGAGAATGTGTGGTCATACATTAAACATCAGTGTATGCATTGCGCAAAACCATCCTGTGTTTCAGCATGTCCTGTTGGGGCAATGAGGCAGGATGAAAATGGTGTGGTTTATTACAACGAAGATATTTGTATAGGGTGCCGTTACTGTCAGGTGGCTTGTCCTTTTAATATTCCTAAGTTTGAATGGGAGAAGGCATTTCCAAAAATTGTCAAGTGTGATATGTGTAAATTTACCAACCTTAAAGAGAAAGGCGAGCCTGCTTGTACAGAAGTTTGTCCAGCAAAAGCGGTTGTTTTTGGTAAGAGAAAGGATCTTCTAAAGGAAGCAAAAAGACGTTTAAAGGAAAATCCTGATAAATATGTTAATCACATTTATGGAGAATTTGAAGCTGGTGGAACAAATGTAATATATTTGGCTTCTGTGCCTTTTGAAAAGTTAGGTTTTCCAAAATTAGATAGTAAATCACCAGCAGCTTTTACCGAAAAGATTCAACATACAGTGTATAAGGGGTTTATTGCTCCGGTTGCTTTGTATGCAACGCTTTGTTTAATTGCACTCAGGAATAGAAAGAAAAATGAACAGTCTGATGAGAGGGAGGATAAGTAA
- a CDS encoding YifB family Mg chelatase-like AAA ATPase: protein MFAKVSTAHLEGIEPVLVEVEVNISNMGLPSFTVVGLAETSIKESRERVKSALKNLGFNIFAKPITINLAPADFKKEGTHYDLPISIGLLAASGFLNAEMDDTFFIGEVSLDGKLRGVKGVLPFTIFAKENGFKKIIVPKENINEAAIIDGIEIYGFDSLDKVLAFLAGEMDERPIKKDITELLIHENEYHDFEDVKGQFAVKRAAEIAAAGMHNLLMIGSPGSGKTMIAKRIPSILPEMTLEEIIETTKIHSVAGRLINKNQIVSKRPFIAPHHTASDVSIIGGGRDAKPGAVSLAHNGILFCDELLEFKKSVLEVLRQPLEDRVVTVSRANRTVTYPANFMFVAACNPCPCGYLGDNRRECVCTQAQIQRYRAKLSGPLMDRIDIQVQVSSIDIKDLSKLQPGESSENIRKRVEVARKIQMERFKEEGILYNSQMNEKQIRKYCRLDESSLKLMEQAVTKLGLSARAYSKILKVARTIADLEESKDLLSKHILEAIQYRILDKENL from the coding sequence GTGTTTGCGAAGGTTTCCACTGCACATCTTGAGGGTATTGAACCAGTCTTGGTTGAAGTGGAAGTTAATATTTCGAATATGGGATTGCCTTCCTTTACAGTGGTTGGTCTTGCAGAAACAAGTATCAAGGAAAGTCGTGAAAGGGTTAAATCAGCTTTAAAAAATCTCGGATTCAATATTTTTGCCAAACCTATTACTATTAATTTGGCACCTGCCGATTTTAAGAAGGAAGGGACTCATTACGACTTACCAATTTCTATAGGATTACTTGCAGCGTCAGGTTTCTTAAATGCAGAAATGGATGACACTTTTTTCATTGGTGAAGTTTCACTTGATGGAAAACTGAGAGGGGTAAAAGGAGTTTTACCTTTTACGATATTTGCAAAGGAAAATGGTTTTAAAAAAATTATTGTTCCAAAAGAGAATATAAATGAAGCAGCTATAATAGATGGTATAGAAATTTATGGGTTTGACTCTCTAGATAAAGTGCTTGCCTTTTTAGCAGGCGAGATGGATGAGAGGCCCATAAAAAAGGATATTACCGAATTGCTTATCCATGAAAATGAATATCATGATTTTGAAGATGTGAAAGGGCAGTTCGCTGTGAAGAGGGCTGCTGAAATTGCAGCAGCTGGAATGCATAACTTGTTGATGATAGGATCTCCTGGTAGTGGCAAGACGATGATTGCAAAAAGGATACCCTCCATTCTTCCTGAAATGACTTTAGAAGAAATAATTGAGACTACAAAGATTCATTCTGTTGCAGGAAGGCTAATTAATAAAAATCAAATTGTTAGCAAAAGACCTTTTATTGCCCCACATCATACAGCCAGTGATGTATCTATAATAGGTGGGGGACGCGATGCAAAACCGGGAGCTGTGAGCCTTGCCCACAACGGTATACTCTTTTGCGATGAATTGCTTGAGTTTAAAAAGAGTGTGCTGGAAGTATTGAGGCAACCGCTTGAAGATAGAGTGGTGACAGTAAGTAGGGCAAACAGAACAGTGACGTATCCTGCAAATTTTATGTTTGTGGCAGCGTGTAACCCTTGTCCTTGTGGATATTTAGGGGATAACAGAAGAGAGTGTGTATGTACTCAAGCTCAAATTCAAAGGTATAGAGCAAAATTGTCTGGTCCTTTGATGGATAGAATTGATATTCAGGTGCAGGTTTCCTCAATTGATATAAAAGACTTATCAAAGCTGCAGCCTGGTGAATCATCTGAGAATATAAGAAAGCGTGTGGAAGTGGCAAGAAAGATACAGATGGAAAGGTTTAAGGAAGAAGGGATACTATATAACTCTCAGATGAATGAGAAGCAGATTAGAAAGTATTGCAGACTTGATGAATCAAGTTTGAAATTGATGGAACAGGCCGTGACGAAATTGGGCTTATCGGCAAGAGCCTATTCGAAGATTTTAAAGGTAGCTCGTACCATAGCTGATTTGGAAGAGTCAAAAGATCTTTTATCTAAACATATTTTAGAAGCTATCCAGTACCGCATACTTGATAAAGAAAATCTTTAA
- a CDS encoding cytochrome b/b6 domain-containing protein, whose translation MLKKADTKIEVFNQIIIWYHKHIIHFMFFFIITGLPILSDKFKFLAYIFGIPVSWLGEINTSAEILSVGIQVARIFHRVTALFFILASIPFVIVMLKDIKSWQIWPEKWGIKAIFGGINDLYKTYIKFEHPEIGKYNMGQKLFAWFIIIAMIMMTISGWILAFRDSYSENLWQWARGIHAIFFVLITFFLIIHIYIGTHPINRCGLKAIFRTGEVDLEHIKEKHSRWYKKLTNS comes from the coding sequence ATGTTAAAAAAAGCTGATACAAAAATAGAAGTATTTAACCAAATTATTATTTGGTATCATAAACATATAATACATTTTATGTTCTTCTTCATAATTACAGGTTTACCTATTCTATCCGACAAATTTAAATTTCTCGCATATATTTTTGGTATCCCAGTAAGCTGGCTTGGTGAGATAAATACATCTGCAGAAATTTTGAGTGTAGGTATTCAGGTAGCAAGAATTTTTCACAGGGTTACAGCATTATTTTTCATCCTTGCTTCAATTCCATTTGTAATTGTAATGTTAAAGGATATCAAATCATGGCAAATCTGGCCAGAAAAATGGGGTATAAAAGCTATTTTTGGTGGTATAAACGATCTTTATAAAACTTATATAAAGTTTGAGCATCCTGAAATTGGCAAATATAACATGGGGCAAAAACTTTTTGCATGGTTTATAATTATTGCAATGATTATGATGACAATTTCCGGATGGATACTCGCTTTTAGAGATTCCTATAGCGAAAATCTGTGGCAGTGGGCACGAGGAATACATGCTATCTTCTTCGTATTAATCACTTTCTTTTTAATAATTCATATATATATAGGAACCCATCCAATAAATAGATGCGGTCTTAAAGCAATATTCCGTACAGGTGAAGTTGATTTAGAACATATAAAAGAAAAACATTCTCGCTGGTATAAAAAGCTTACAAATTCATAA
- a CDS encoding HyaD/HybD family hydrogenase maturation endopeptidase — MDNIVIFGAGNVLLSDEGFGVHFVRYLENNYTFPDNVKLFDAGTLGIMAMHVIEEADYLFIVDVVDVDGKPGEIRIYDKDDIILDRIPTKMSPHQIGLQEVLLLSEMRERLPKVVKLFGVIPENIEAGTTLSNSLEEKLPILAELLVKEIENIT, encoded by the coding sequence TTGGACAATATTGTTATTTTTGGTGCAGGAAATGTTTTATTATCAGATGAAGGGTTTGGCGTTCATTTTGTAAGGTATTTGGAGAATAATTATACTTTTCCTGATAATGTTAAACTTTTTGATGCAGGCACTCTTGGAATAATGGCAATGCATGTTATTGAAGAAGCTGATTATCTTTTTATAGTGGATGTTGTTGATGTTGATGGAAAGCCGGGAGAAATAAGGATATATGACAAAGATGATATCATTCTTGATAGGATTCCCACAAAAATGTCTCCACATCAGATTGGATTACAGGAGGTATTACTTTTAAGTGAAATGAGGGAAAGATTACCGAAAGTTGTAAAACTATTTGGTGTGATTCCTGAGAATATAGAAGCTGGTACAACTTTATCAAATAGTTTAGAAGAAAAGTTGCCTATACTGGCAGAATTACTGGTGAAAGAAATAGAAAATATAACTTAA
- a CDS encoding nickel-dependent hydrogenase large subunit yields MAKKITIDPITRIEGHLRIDVEVNNGRVSNAWASAQMWRGIEVILRGKDPKDAWAFAQRFCGVCTTVHAIASIRSVENALNVEVPLNAQYIRNLIIAQHSVQDHIVHFYHLSALDWVDIVSALKADPKKAASIAQSFSDWPGNSVKEFEAVRDKLKGFVNSGRLGIFASGYWGHPAMRLSPELNLILVTHYLKALDYQRKAAQAVAILGGKNPHIQNLCVGGVATAVNVDNLATINMERLSYLKELMKETAEFVEKVYFPDLVILANYYKDWFGYGKGVDNYLAVPEFPLDTKNEKFELAGGVFFNGNIKPYKMLKNHSEQYLINSITESIAHSWYEGKDGLHPWEGETKPYYTDFQADGKYSWSKAPRFDGRPMQVGPVAQLFAIHASDNTEAKRFIDESLKRIGVEIYDLQSTMGRLVARGIRARIMAHLSLKFLDMLVENIAKGDTEYANHTDIPEGEFKGVGFHEAPRGTLSHWIVIKDKKIKNYQAVVPSTWNASPRDEKGAMGPYEASLVGNPVLEPEKPLEVLRTVHSFDPCIACAVHTIDPEGNEIVRVKVL; encoded by the coding sequence ATGGCAAAGAAGATAACTATAGACCCAATTACAAGAATTGAAGGTCATTTAAGAATTGATGTTGAAGTGAATAATGGCAGAGTAAGTAATGCTTGGGCATCTGCACAGATGTGGAGGGGGATAGAGGTAATATTAAGGGGTAAGGATCCGAAAGATGCTTGGGCATTTGCTCAGAGATTTTGTGGTGTGTGTACTACAGTTCATGCGATTGCTTCTATCAGGTCGGTAGAAAATGCTTTGAATGTTGAGGTACCTTTAAATGCTCAGTATATCAGAAACCTCATAATTGCTCAGCATTCAGTTCAGGATCACATAGTTCATTTTTACCATTTATCAGCTCTTGACTGGGTTGATATAGTATCTGCTTTAAAGGCAGATCCTAAAAAAGCTGCATCTATAGCTCAAAGTTTTTCAGACTGGCCAGGCAACAGTGTAAAAGAATTTGAAGCTGTCAGAGATAAATTAAAAGGTTTCGTAAATAGTGGCAGACTTGGTATCTTTGCTTCAGGTTACTGGGGACATCCAGCTATGAGATTGTCTCCTGAACTCAATCTTATACTTGTTACTCATTATTTAAAGGCTTTGGATTATCAGAGAAAAGCTGCGCAGGCAGTTGCTATTCTTGGTGGTAAGAATCCTCATATACAAAACTTGTGTGTTGGTGGAGTTGCGACAGCGGTTAATGTGGATAATCTGGCTACTATCAATATGGAGAGGTTGAGTTATTTAAAAGAATTAATGAAAGAAACAGCCGAGTTTGTTGAGAAAGTTTATTTTCCTGATTTGGTGATATTGGCAAATTATTACAAAGACTGGTTTGGTTATGGAAAAGGGGTTGATAATTATTTGGCTGTACCTGAGTTTCCTCTTGATACGAAAAATGAGAAGTTTGAGCTTGCTGGTGGAGTGTTTTTCAATGGAAATATAAAGCCTTACAAAATGCTTAAAAATCATAGTGAACAATATTTGATAAACTCCATAACAGAGTCAATTGCACATTCATGGTATGAAGGTAAAGATGGACTTCATCCTTGGGAAGGTGAAACAAAACCATATTACACAGATTTTCAAGCTGATGGAAAGTATTCATGGTCAAAGGCTCCTCGCTTTGATGGGAGACCTATGCAGGTAGGACCAGTGGCTCAGCTGTTTGCCATTCATGCTTCTGATAATACTGAGGCAAAACGTTTTATTGATGAAAGTTTAAAGAGAATTGGTGTGGAAATTTATGATTTGCAGTCAACTATGGGAAGACTTGTTGCCAGAGGAATAAGAGCAAGGATAATGGCACATCTCTCATTAAAATTTTTAGATATGTTGGTAGAAAACATTGCAAAAGGAGATACTGAGTATGCTAACCATACTGACATTCCTGAGGGCGAGTTTAAAGGTGTAGGTTTTCACGAAGCACCTCGTGGAACACTTTCTCACTGGATTGTTATCAAGGATAAGAAAATCAAGAATTATCAGGCTGTTGTTCCTTCCACATGGAATGCTTCTCCTCGTGATGAAAAAGGAGCGATGGGACCATATGAAGCATCTCTTGTAGGTAATCCTGTACTTGAGCCTGAAAAACCTTTAGAAGTATTAAGGACTGTACATTCATTTGATCCTTGCATTGCATGTGCGGTGCATACTATAGATCCAGAAGGTAATGAAATTGTTAGAGTAAAAGTTCTTTAG